The genomic region GCCGCTTGTTTTGGAAGGAAGATGAGGAGTCGTGGAAAAAATATCGATTTCTGCACGTTTCCACGGATGAGGTTTATGGAGAACTGGAAGAGGATGGATTTTTTAATGAAGAAACTCCTTATGCACCTAATTCACCGTACTCAGCTTCTAAAGCCGGCAGCGATTTTATCGTCCGTTCTTATTATCAGACCTATGGAATGAATGTGGTAACAACCAACTGCTCAAACAATTATGGTCCGCATCAGCACGATGAAAAACTTATTCCGGTAGTGATCAGAAATGCTATTAATCATAACGAAATACCGGTGTATGGAAAAGGGGAAAACATTCGAGACTGGTTGTTTGTACATAATCATTGTGATGCTTTAGAAGTGGCTTTCAACAAAGGTAAGGCTGGAGAAACGTATACTATTGGCGGGAATAATGAATGGAAAAATATAGACCTGGTTCGCAAAATTTGTGACATCCTGAATGAAGAGGTTGGGAAGGGTCCTGATGGAGATTATAAGAACCTGATTACCTTTGTGTCTGATCGCCTGGGACACGATTTCCGTTATGCCATTGATGCTTCCAAAATAAAAAATGAACTCGGCTGGGAACCCTCTCAGGATTTTGACGGAATGCTCCGCCAAACAATTTTGTGGTACGTAAACAAGTATAATTCTAAGTGAATGAATGTTAAATGCTAAATGTAGTTTCAACTGTTTAGCATTTAACATTCAAAATTTAAAATTCAAAAAGAACAAATCGAGATTATGGCTAAGAGACAGTATTGGTTAATGAAATCGGAACCGGAAGACTACAGCATTGACGACCTTAAAAAAGATGGGGAAACCCCCTGGACAGGAGTCAGGAATTATGGAGCCCGTAATTTTATGCGTGATGAAATGAATGTGGGAGACGGGGTTCTTTTTTATCATTCTAACATCTCAACGCCGGTTATTGTGGGAGCGATGGAAGTATCGAGTGAGCCATATCCCGATCCGCTACAATTCGATCCCAATTCAAAATATTTTGATGAAAAAAGCTCTGAAAGCGAACCTCG from Gracilimonas sp. harbors:
- a CDS encoding EVE domain-containing protein codes for the protein MAKRQYWLMKSEPEDYSIDDLKKDGETPWTGVRNYGARNFMRDEMNVGDGVLFYHSNISTPVIVGAMEVSSEPYPDPLQFDPNSKYFDEKSSESEPRWQLVDVKFVQKFENPVTRDAMKEEAALDDMELFRLARHSITPVREEEWKKIHEMAGAEIK
- the rfbB gene encoding dTDP-glucose 4,6-dehydratase; protein product: MRIIVTGGAGFIGSNLILRLYDQHPDWEILNLDKLTYASDQTYLKSLKDSGRYYFKKVDLVNRHEVHDVVQTFKPQGVFHLAAESHVDNSIQGPEPFIQSNIVGTFNILEECRLFWKEDEESWKKYRFLHVSTDEVYGELEEDGFFNEETPYAPNSPYSASKAGSDFIVRSYYQTYGMNVVTTNCSNNYGPHQHDEKLIPVVIRNAINHNEIPVYGKGENIRDWLFVHNHCDALEVAFNKGKAGETYTIGGNNEWKNIDLVRKICDILNEEVGKGPDGDYKNLITFVSDRLGHDFRYAIDASKIKNELGWEPSQDFDGMLRQTILWYVNKYNSK